Genomic DNA from Roseofilum casamattae BLCC-M143:
GGCATTGTATACCCCATTGACGCTGGCTAAGGGATGGCTATGGGGAACGAGAGTGGGATGCACGCGAATCTGCAAGCGATCGGTTTCCGTTTGTGGGGTTTCGCGACTGGCGATCGCCAATAATTTAATCCGAAATCCCAGTTTTTCCGCATAGGAAATATCGGCAGCACTGACGTGACGGATACCGTCGCAGAAAATCTCCTCTCGTTTAATCCGTCCGCCAAAAGCGAGAGCGGCTAAAATTGCCATCTTATCGGCAGCATCTAACCCATCCACATCCGCAGTGGGATCGGCTTCGGCATATCCCAAACTCTGAGCGTCAGCTAAAACGTCGCCAAAGTCCGAGCCTTCTGCTTGCATTCGCGACAGAATATAATTCGTCGTTCCGTTAATAATACCGATAACTGATTGAATCCGGTTCACTCCTAATGCTTCCTTCAGAGGCTTGATAACCGGAATACCGCCACCCACGGCAGCTTCCAACATCACGTAGACCCCTGCCGCATTTGCTGCTTCAAAAATTTCTTCGCCATACCGAGAAATTACGGCTTTATTCGCGGTGACCACGTGCTTTCCATGGGCGATCGCCTGTAGAATCAGCGATCGCGCCGGTTCGAGTCCCCCAATTAATTCCACCACAATATCTACGGCTTCATCGGTAACAATGGCTTCGAGATCCGTTGTCAGTAATTCTGGAGAGAGTTGCACGTTCCGGGGTTTATTAACGTCGCGTACCCCAACTCGATATAGATTTAACTCTCCTAAGAGCGGATGCCGTCCCTCTGGGTTTTGCAAGATATCAACGGTTCCCGCGCCTACAGTTCCCAAACCCAGTACACCAATGTTGTATGCCACGATTACAAGTTCTTAGACCAATGGATAGAGTAGTATTCTATCACTCGCCCGATGTTAGAGCGAGAAACAGGAACCAGAAACCGAGTTTCTCGAGCGGGAAAGCAGAAACCGGGTTTCTTTCAAGGATGCCTCTAAGGTTCAGAGGGAGCTAGAAACCCGGTTTCTTCAACGTGCAGATTAGTATCGAATCCTCGGATCGACATAGGCATTAAGAATATCGATCGCAATACTCGCAATGACAACAATGGTTGCGAAGAAGACAACCACGCCTTGGACGGTGGTATAGTCGCGATCGCTAATTGCCTCGTACAAGCGGTTGCCTAACCCCGGCCAGGAGAAGGTCACCTCTGTCAATACTGCTCCCCCCAATAAAGCAGCGAGGGTTAATCCCAAGATGGTAATCACCGGAATTAAAGCATTTTTCAGGGCGTGGGAGAACAAAATGCGGAATTCCGGAATTCCTCTCGCTTTCGCTGCCTCCACATAATCGGCTTTTAAGGTTTGTTGCAAGTTCACTCGGACAATTCGTTCAAAAATTCCGCTCAACAGCAGTCCGAGGGTCAAACAAGGCAGAGCCAGATGATGAATGGCGATCGCCAAATTACCGAAATTAAAGGTTAAGAGACTATCGAG
This window encodes:
- a CDS encoding homoserine dehydrogenase; the protein is MAYNIGVLGLGTVGAGTVDILQNPEGRHPLLGELNLYRVGVRDVNKPRNVQLSPELLTTDLEAIVTDEAVDIVVELIGGLEPARSLILQAIAHGKHVVTANKAVISRYGEEIFEAANAAGVYVMLEAAVGGGIPVIKPLKEALGVNRIQSVIGIINGTTNYILSRMQAEGSDFGDVLADAQSLGYAEADPTADVDGLDAADKMAILAALAFGGRIKREEIFCDGIRHVSAADISYAEKLGFRIKLLAIASRETPQTETDRLQIRVHPTLVPHSHPLASVNGVYNAILVEGDPLGPVMFYGQGAGAGPTASAVVSDIVSIGAILKTETEPVPHPLLSCPHQHYCTLTPIEEINTRFYVRLMAQDVPKVIGHLGMAFGDRGVSLESVVQIGFHEGLAEIVIVTHETPEGSFRDALEDVKKLDAIASIPSTIRVLS